The Halostagnicola kamekurae sequence GCCGTGAGAGACCGGTTTCTCGACGTCCACCGCACCGACGAGTTGGCCGAGCGGTTCGCCGAGGCTCGCGTTCGATCTCCGTACGACCGCGAGACGGGGAACGCGATGCTCGGGACGATCCGATACGAGGAGCGGGTCCTCGAGTCGCCCGAACGCGGCGGCGGCGTCCTCTACGACGGCCTACAGGTCCAGCGAGCGCTCAACGCGGCGATGGCCCCGGAAGACCGGGATCTCGAGACGCTCCACGTCGCGATACTCGATCGGGCGATCGGTACCTGGGGCGACCACGACGGCCGCTGGCACAAGCGGGTGAACGTCCTCGGTCAACCCGCGCTCGTCTCCGTCCCCGGGCTGTACGAGGCCCCAGCGAAGCCCGAGCGCTACTACAAAGAAAAACAACGACACGCGCTGCTATCGGGCGATTCGCCGCCGCGAGAGGTGCTCGAGAACCGCGTCAAGGGCGAGTTCCTGATAGAAGACGATCCGCGAACGACGGACGCGCTCGGGGGGTACGTCCTGCAACCGGTGGACTACCTCCTGACGGGGGCGTCGTTTTGCGACGACCAGCGGTGTCGGTTGTTCGACGCCCACCGCCACGAGGGCGTGATCGAGGCGCAGCTTCGGAAACCCGCTTTTTGCCCGGATCACGCCGAGATGTACGGCCGCGATTGACGCTTCGACACCCGCCGGATTCGGTGTCCATTTTTGGGTCGGTAGCGCTAGTACCGAGCAATGAGCGACGAATTCACGCTGTCTATTCCCGTGCGCTTTCGGGACATCGACCGGTTGAACCACGTCAACAACGCGGTGTACTCGACGTACCTCGAGGAGGCCAGATTCGCGTATCTGGAGTCGGTCCTCGACGTCGACGTGACCGAGTTCGAACTCGTCATCGTGAACCTCGAGCTTTCCTTTCGCCGACCGATCTCCCTCGACGACGACCTCGAGGTCGCCGTGTCAGTAACCGACCTCGGCGAGACGAGCTGGACGATGGATTACGAGTTCAGGGTCGATGGGAGTGTCGTTGCCACCGGCGAGACGACGAACGTCCACTTCGATCCGGAAACCGACCGTCCAAAGCCACTTCCCGCGGAGATTCGAGAGCCGTTACTCGAACGCGAACCCGGACTCGAAGCTGGGTCGCTCGACGAAAACGACGCGTCGTGATCGTTCGATGACGTTGTCGGCTCACGCCGATACTCGAGGTTCTCCATAAACAATAACTATTATGTGTGTTATTCTCATACAGGAGGGTGTTATGGTGTCGCCCACCTATCAAGACGAAACTGGGGTCGTCGACCAGCGGGACCG is a genomic window containing:
- a CDS encoding acyl-CoA thioesterase: MSDEFTLSIPVRFRDIDRLNHVNNAVYSTYLEEARFAYLESVLDVDVTEFELVIVNLELSFRRPISLDDDLEVAVSVTDLGETSWTMDYEFRVDGSVVATGETTNVHFDPETDRPKPLPAEIREPLLEREPGLEAGSLDENDAS
- a CDS encoding DUF7001 family protein, translating into MDRVVLYRAPTTEARVDEIADWLEERLASVGVSVAVRDRFLDVHRTDELAERFAEARVRSPYDRETGNAMLGTIRYEERVLESPERGGGVLYDGLQVQRALNAAMAPEDRDLETLHVAILDRAIGTWGDHDGRWHKRVNVLGQPALVSVPGLYEAPAKPERYYKEKQRHALLSGDSPPREVLENRVKGEFLIEDDPRTTDALGGYVLQPVDYLLTGASFCDDQRCRLFDAHRHEGVIEAQLRKPAFCPDHAEMYGRD